The following proteins are encoded in a genomic region of Myxococcaceae bacterium:
- a CDS encoding AAA family ATPase: MCPAEHLQELKSWYNGYYFGGKRQTIYNPWSILNFLKHHYALKPYWINTSSNDLIQDCLTADKLPEEKAYCYALRTAGCSKIQAYSIAFDGKRVSSQYRELLTLTH; encoded by the coding sequence ATGTGCCCTGCAGAACACCTGCAAGAGTTGAAGTCTTGGTACAATGGTTACTATTTTGGTGGAAAGAGACAGACGATCTACAATCCGTGGTCTATTCTGAACTTTCTGAAGCACCACTATGCCTTAAAGCCGTATTGGATCAATACCTCCAGCAACGACTTGATTCAAGATTGCCTGACCGCCGATAAATTGCCCGAAGAGAAAGCGTATTGTTACGCTTTGCGAACCGCTGGCTGTTCGAAGATTCAAGCTTATTCGATAGCGTTTGACGGTAAACGTGTGAGCAGTCAGTATCGTGAGTTGCTGACCTTGACGCATTGA
- a CDS encoding AAA family ATPase: MMLGFKGLKAESIENLEASLKSPISACYRQFEYLKHSKQLSLFDQQTLQLYSQRDFPSVEIGPFLMCLTELLEKHHGQKVWVLIDEYDTPLQYAYLNGFFPEAVALLKQVLGAVLKSNTALYKAVITGITRISKESLFSDLNNISVYDISEDF, encoded by the coding sequence ATGATGTTGGGATTTAAGGGCTTAAAAGCAGAGAGCATCGAGAACCTCGAGGCTTCTTTGAAGAGCCCTATCTCCGCTTGCTATCGTCAGTTTGAGTATTTAAAGCATTCGAAACAATTGAGTCTATTTGACCAGCAAACTCTGCAGCTCTATTCCCAGAGAGACTTTCCCAGTGTTGAAATAGGCCCTTTTTTGATGTGCTTGACGGAGCTTTTGGAAAAGCACCATGGCCAGAAAGTTTGGGTGCTGATTGACGAATACGACACGCCTTTGCAGTATGCTTATTTGAACGGATTTTTTCCAGAAGCCGTGGCTTTGTTGAAGCAAGTCCTAGGAGCGGTGCTCAAATCCAACACGGCTTTGTACAAAGCTGTGATCACTGGCATTACCCGGATTTCCAAAGAAAGCTTGTTCTCGGATCTGAACAACATCAGCGTGTATGATATTAGCGAAGATTTTTAA
- the lspA gene encoding signal peptidase II, translating into MGISLKARIFLLLSIVLVSVAADQVSKIWAQDTLAYEYQPGQFYGQHERVIVSNFFNLIYKENPAAAFSITSSIPDWFRKPFLLTVSILATFLFLIWYFRLKEADWLILSSFSMVIGGAIGNFLDRFRMGYVIDFLDVHAGFLGYPHAHWPTFNIADSCIVVGAIGILLHSYWVKKDA; encoded by the coding sequence ATGGGGATTTCACTGAAAGCACGTATTTTTTTACTTTTAAGTATTGTTTTGGTCTCGGTGGCTGCAGACCAGGTGAGCAAGATTTGGGCTCAAGATACGCTTGCCTACGAATATCAACCGGGTCAATTCTACGGTCAGCATGAAAGGGTGATTGTTTCAAACTTCTTCAATTTAATCTACAAAGAAAACCCCGCAGCGGCTTTTAGCATTACTAGCTCGATCCCCGATTGGTTTCGCAAGCCTTTCCTTTTGACGGTCAGCATCCTAGCCACGTTCTTATTTTTGATTTGGTATTTTCGACTCAAAGAAGCAGATTGGCTGATCTTATCTTCTTTTTCCATGGTGATTGGAGGAGCGATTGGAAATTTTTTGGATCGTTTTCGCATGGGCTATGTGATCGATTTTTTGGATGTGCATGCTGGATTTTTGGGTTATCCCCATGCGCATTGGCCGACGTTTAACATTGCAGATTCCTGCATTGTAGTCGGAGCGATTGGAATTTTGTTGCACTCTTATTGGGTAAAGAAAGACGCCTAA
- the hflX gene encoding GTPase HflX, translating to MNSIFGKTSGLKASQIHALEAVYACFVGDGEVASADLVRTLCRQAAELNRLLGVLIDRKGSVTSVILGDGSRLYLPDIGRSRASSSRLRGVRLVVVKPRRSTQATYPLDRDFRMDLEKLQLDLVLQIEGLPDGTAGRCVLGTLSPSIHCQIESYSSFKAIDFHFSELIAELEASLLKSSPKVAYGAREKAVLVGVYATPREQWQASMNELQELAKTAQVQILDTVIQQRRVLDPRTIVGSGKLEELCLNALHLGAEMLIFDRDLTPSQLNAITEATDLKILDRTMLILDIFAQRAKSRSGKLQVELAQLQYSLPRLAKKHSGLSRLTGGIGGVGPGETKLELDRRRVKDRVAKLEREIDKLCEQRERTRQGRQNKHFPVVSLVGYTNAGKSTLMNRLTQSDIDAENALFVTLDTTSRKRWLPNGREIILIDTVGFIRDLPQGLINAFRATLEELQEADLLLHVVDGSDPEAPQHVRVVNDLIDTLGLSDKPKLLVVNKADRFEADFTQKAWMKQQEGILVSAQTGFGLSDLLENLLSL from the coding sequence CTGAACTCGATTTTCGGTAAGACATCAGGGCTTAAAGCCTCTCAAATCCACGCCCTCGAAGCTGTGTATGCCTGCTTCGTTGGCGATGGAGAGGTGGCTAGTGCTGATTTGGTGAGAACCTTATGTCGTCAGGCCGCTGAACTCAATCGATTGTTGGGCGTGCTGATTGATCGTAAAGGCAGCGTGACTTCGGTCATTCTGGGGGACGGTTCAAGATTATACCTGCCGGACATCGGTCGCTCTAGGGCCTCGTCTTCTCGTTTGAGAGGGGTTCGCTTGGTGGTTGTCAAGCCAAGACGTTCGACACAAGCGACTTACCCGTTGGATCGAGATTTTAGGATGGATCTTGAGAAGCTCCAACTGGATTTAGTGCTTCAAATTGAAGGATTGCCAGATGGGACTGCCGGTCGCTGTGTCCTGGGAACGCTTTCACCCAGCATTCATTGTCAGATTGAATCCTATTCAAGCTTCAAGGCCATCGATTTTCATTTTTCCGAATTGATTGCTGAGCTTGAGGCATCTTTGCTGAAGAGCAGCCCAAAAGTTGCCTATGGTGCCCGTGAAAAAGCCGTGCTCGTTGGAGTTTACGCAACCCCTAGAGAGCAATGGCAAGCTTCGATGAATGAGCTTCAAGAATTGGCTAAAACCGCTCAAGTTCAGATTCTGGATACAGTCATTCAACAGCGCAGGGTCCTAGATCCACGCACGATTGTTGGCAGCGGAAAGTTGGAAGAGCTGTGTCTGAATGCTTTGCATTTGGGTGCGGAAATGTTGATTTTTGATCGCGATCTGACACCCTCGCAACTCAATGCGATTACCGAAGCGACGGACTTAAAGATCCTCGATCGTACGATGTTGATTTTGGATATCTTTGCGCAACGCGCCAAATCTCGATCCGGAAAGCTTCAGGTTGAGCTTGCGCAGCTTCAATATTCGCTTCCAAGACTTGCCAAGAAGCACAGTGGCTTATCTCGCTTAACTGGAGGAATTGGTGGAGTGGGCCCTGGTGAGACCAAACTGGAACTCGATCGGCGGCGCGTGAAAGATCGAGTGGCAAAACTCGAACGAGAGATTGATAAGCTCTGTGAACAACGAGAACGGACTCGCCAAGGTCGTCAGAATAAGCATTTTCCAGTTGTATCTTTGGTGGGTTATACCAACGCGGGAAAATCGACTTTGATGAATCGTTTGACCCAATCCGATATTGATGCAGAAAACGCTTTGTTTGTGACGCTCGACACCACTTCCCGAAAACGGTGGCTACCGAATGGTCGCGAAATTATTTTGATTGATACGGTTGGTTTCATTCGAGATCTTCCTCAGGGACTGATTAACGCCTTTCGTGCAACGCTTGAAGAACTGCAGGAAGCCGATTTGTTGCTCCACGTGGTGGATGGCTCGGATCCTGAAGCCCCACAACACGTTCGAGTGGTCAACGATTTGATCGATACGCTGGGCCTATCCGATAAACCCAAGCTTTTGGTGGTGAATAAAGCCGACCGATTTGAAGCCGACTTCACTCAAAAAGCCTGGATGAAACAGCAAGAGGGAATTCTCGTCTCTGCTCAAACCGGGTTTGGTTTGTCCGATTTGCTTGAGAATCTTCTGTCCTTGTGA
- a CDS encoding deoxynucleoside kinase: MNNKKQYFVEGNIGVGKSTFLRLVEKMLNCQMVFEPHDQWQDINGAGNLLEAFYQDTPRWAYTFQSYAFITRILEQNRKATLSNHEAQIIERSVFSDRHCFAQLAFEAGNMSILEWQIYQHWFDWLVGGHHASPAGFIYLRTDPEICFHRLKKRARAEEIGVSLDYLKALHQKHEDWLLNQEKAPVLVLDCNLEFENDAKRQEELMSSIVERFAPVIQRK, from the coding sequence ATGAACAATAAGAAGCAGTACTTTGTCGAAGGCAATATTGGAGTTGGAAAATCAACGTTTCTTCGACTGGTTGAAAAAATGCTGAATTGCCAAATGGTTTTTGAACCACACGATCAATGGCAAGACATCAACGGCGCCGGCAATCTATTAGAGGCTTTCTACCAAGACACACCTCGTTGGGCTTACACATTTCAATCCTACGCTTTTATTACTCGAATCTTGGAACAAAATCGAAAGGCTACCCTTAGCAACCACGAAGCCCAGATTATCGAGCGTTCTGTATTTTCCGATCGGCATTGTTTTGCTCAATTGGCCTTTGAAGCAGGCAACATGAGCATTTTGGAGTGGCAAATTTATCAGCATTGGTTCGATTGGCTCGTCGGCGGCCATCATGCCTCTCCTGCAGGCTTTATTTATCTACGAACCGACCCAGAAATCTGCTTTCATCGCTTAAAAAAGCGAGCTCGTGCAGAAGAAATAGGCGTCTCTCTGGATTATTTAAAAGCCCTGCATCAAAAACACGAAGATTGGTTGCTCAATCAGGAAAAAGCTCCTGTTTTGGTTTTAGATTGCAACCTTGAGTTTGAAAACGATGCCAAACGCCAAGAAGAGCTTATGTCTTCGATTGTCGAGCGCTTCGCACCTGTTATCCAAAGAAAGTAA
- a CDS encoding HAD-IC family P-type ATPase, with protein MRSCRHCRLAYIPKNPEDLFCCTGCCFAYRFLNEAGLSRFYELMDGTGFAVGNSPLLSLELFDWIIPRTQPIGSFDTLEVDIQGLHCTACIWLIEQLFQKEPGCVQVRINSSIGRMHLIYQKGFDLRPFLLKLAQIGYQTAPASQATTTSSPFLFRFAICAALSMNSMVLSASFYFGLATDNNPTIYSVFSWTNLILSLICLWVGGSVFFKSAYQALKHGLIHLDLPIALGLFLGFLGSLISFFSEYQQAVYFDTLNIFVTFMLLGRILQNRMIEHNRSLLLRDNSIQNLCVRKITASGVSLVPAQSLNAFDRILVVPGEVLPCQGKLLSSSGHFSLEWIQGESTPHLYQLGDLLPAGAFHIGSKALTFELKEGFQQSQLVPLLANSNPIHSKNQVHSPLFPRLSRFYTLGVILIALAGFLWWIPSGFQQALNITVALLVVTCPCAIGLATPLALDSAIVHLRRYGLYIRNSDFFMRIRKVRHCFFDKTGTLTLGHLSVENPEAISELSPVERNALFQMVVRSNHPKSKALLGYLSESIDPQAQVEEITGVGMRYGEWTLDDSFKKSDRILATFRFAETLKEDVLSELAELRKRKIQIYLLSGDRTHKVSQLAEKLAIPESHIWGNLSPGEKAEKILAIDHQDTLMIGDGINDSPAFDTAYCAGTPAILHPSIPGKADYFYLGTGLGPLGSVLRLADHLHHVIHRNLLYALGYNVLAITLAFSGVLSPVFAAIFMPLSSISIIAITLFSFRQSKG; from the coding sequence ATGCGAAGCTGTCGCCACTGCCGTTTAGCTTACATACCTAAAAATCCAGAGGATCTATTTTGCTGCACCGGTTGCTGTTTTGCTTACCGCTTTTTAAACGAAGCAGGGCTCAGTCGCTTTTATGAATTAATGGATGGAACAGGATTCGCAGTTGGAAATAGCCCTCTTTTGTCTTTAGAACTGTTTGATTGGATCATCCCACGCACTCAGCCCATTGGATCCTTTGATACCCTCGAAGTTGACATCCAAGGCCTTCATTGCACAGCTTGCATCTGGCTCATCGAACAGCTTTTTCAAAAAGAGCCTGGCTGTGTTCAGGTTCGAATCAATTCCTCCATCGGCCGGATGCACTTGATTTATCAGAAGGGATTCGACCTCCGCCCCTTCTTGCTAAAACTCGCCCAAATTGGCTACCAAACTGCTCCGGCAAGCCAAGCCACCACGACGTCCAGCCCCTTTCTCTTCCGCTTTGCTATTTGCGCCGCTCTTTCCATGAACTCCATGGTCTTATCCGCTTCGTTCTATTTCGGTTTGGCAACCGACAACAACCCTACGATCTATTCGGTTTTCTCTTGGACCAATTTGATTCTATCGCTTATCTGCTTGTGGGTCGGTGGGTCTGTTTTCTTCAAAAGTGCTTATCAAGCTTTGAAGCATGGCTTGATTCACTTGGATCTTCCGATTGCGCTCGGACTCTTTCTTGGGTTTTTAGGAAGCCTGATTTCGTTTTTTTCTGAATACCAGCAAGCCGTGTATTTTGACACGCTGAATATCTTTGTGACCTTCATGCTGCTTGGGCGAATTTTACAAAACCGAATGATTGAGCATAATCGAAGCCTTCTCTTGCGCGATAACTCCATCCAAAACCTATGCGTTCGAAAAATCACCGCAAGCGGCGTATCGCTCGTTCCAGCACAATCGCTCAATGCTTTCGATCGGATTCTCGTTGTCCCCGGCGAAGTACTCCCCTGCCAAGGCAAGCTCTTATCTTCCAGCGGCCATTTTTCTTTGGAGTGGATTCAAGGAGAGTCCACTCCTCATCTCTACCAACTCGGCGATTTACTGCCTGCAGGCGCCTTTCACATTGGCTCAAAAGCTCTGACTTTCGAACTCAAGGAAGGCTTTCAGCAATCCCAGCTCGTCCCACTATTGGCCAATTCCAACCCGATTCATTCTAAAAATCAAGTACACTCTCCGTTATTTCCTCGCCTCAGCCGCTTTTATACCCTTGGGGTGATTTTGATCGCTTTGGCCGGATTCTTATGGTGGATTCCCAGCGGATTTCAACAAGCTTTAAACATCACCGTCGCTCTACTGGTTGTGACATGCCCCTGTGCCATCGGACTAGCGACTCCACTGGCTCTGGATTCAGCCATCGTGCACCTACGACGTTACGGTCTATACATTCGTAATTCAGACTTCTTCATGCGAATCCGAAAGGTTCGTCACTGCTTCTTTGACAAGACCGGAACTCTGACGCTTGGCCACCTTTCGGTGGAAAACCCAGAAGCGATTTCTGAACTTAGTCCTGTGGAACGCAACGCACTCTTTCAGATGGTGGTCCGTTCCAATCACCCTAAGTCAAAAGCTTTACTAGGCTATCTGTCCGAATCCATCGACCCTCAGGCTCAGGTTGAAGAAATCACCGGTGTCGGCATGCGCTACGGCGAATGGACATTGGACGATAGCTTCAAAAAAAGCGATCGGATTCTGGCTACTTTCCGCTTTGCTGAAACTCTCAAAGAAGATGTTCTGTCAGAGCTTGCAGAGCTACGAAAGCGAAAAATTCAAATCTACTTGCTCTCTGGCGATCGAACTCACAAAGTCTCACAACTGGCTGAAAAGCTCGCCATTCCCGAATCGCATATTTGGGGAAACCTAAGCCCTGGTGAAAAAGCCGAAAAAATCCTGGCAATCGACCATCAAGATACCCTGATGATTGGAGACGGAATCAACGATTCACCTGCATTTGATACCGCTTATTGCGCAGGAACACCGGCCATCTTACACCCCTCTATCCCTGGGAAAGCGGACTATTTTTACCTTGGAACAGGCCTCGGGCCACTCGGTTCCGTGCTTCGATTGGCTGATCATCTTCACCACGTGATTCATCGAAATCTTCTTTACGCCCTTGGATACAATGTGCTAGCGATCACTCTAGCATTTTCTGGAGTCCTATCGCCTGTTTTTGCCGCCATTTTTATGCCACTCAGCTCCATTTCAATCATCGCAATCACACTCTTTTCTTTTCGGCAAAGCAAGGGATGA
- a CDS encoding Bax inhibitor-1/YccA family protein has protein sequence MESNNPVLARGLQKSGSDDLSHDRMSLEGTVNKTGFLLALAGAAAAYPWSLVHAQNANALGIPMWGGMIGGFILALAISFRPHWAPLAAPAYALCEGLLLGAISAMFNVQYPGIALQAMLGTFGVLGVMLLIYRTGMIAVNERFRIGMMAATGGIAFLYIASMILGFFGIQIPGIFGNGLVGIGFSVVVVCVAALNLVLDFDLIARGARQGAPKYMEWFGAFALMVTLVWLYLEMLRLISKLRSRD, from the coding sequence ATGGAATCGAACAATCCCGTATTGGCTCGCGGACTTCAAAAAAGTGGATCGGATGATCTCAGCCATGATCGCATGTCTTTGGAAGGGACCGTCAATAAAACCGGATTTCTTTTAGCTTTAGCAGGGGCTGCCGCCGCGTATCCGTGGAGTTTGGTTCATGCTCAGAATGCGAATGCTTTGGGAATCCCCATGTGGGGAGGGATGATTGGCGGGTTTATTTTGGCCTTGGCAATCAGTTTCCGGCCGCATTGGGCTCCTTTGGCCGCTCCAGCGTACGCTCTGTGCGAAGGTTTGTTGCTTGGAGCAATTTCTGCCATGTTCAACGTACAGTATCCAGGAATTGCCTTACAAGCCATGCTGGGAACTTTTGGCGTTCTTGGGGTCATGCTGTTGATCTATCGAACAGGAATGATTGCGGTCAATGAGCGTTTTCGAATCGGGATGATGGCTGCCACTGGAGGGATTGCGTTTCTCTACATCGCTTCGATGATCTTGGGTTTTTTTGGCATCCAGATCCCCGGTATTTTTGGGAACGGCTTGGTGGGAATCGGTTTTAGCGTAGTCGTGGTTTGCGTGGCTGCTTTGAACTTGGTCTTAGATTTTGACCTGATCGCGCGTGGAGCTCGTCAGGGAGCGCCAAAGTACATGGAGTGGTTTGGAGCTTTTGCCTTGATGGTGACCTTGGTTTGGCTTTACTTAGAGATGCTGCGTTTAATTTCCAAATTGCGAAGCCGTGATTGA
- a CDS encoding ABC transporter ATP-binding protein, protein MQLVVNQLSYSYRKNIVLDSVSFEVKRGEIVGLLGVNGAGKSTLFRLLTGILRLQSGEILFDGQPLDRWVRRKLGAVFQECSLDPKLTGRENLILAAALYGKTEVPNFLPGVDLLRPVKELSGGMKRKLELARVFLHEPSIALLDEPTSGLDLKAFEDFWENLRQSQVTALVNTHKVEEAERCDRLLILHHGKIIVSETPEELKRRVESEPEVIRRSTPGLREAFLKVTGVELS, encoded by the coding sequence ATGCAGCTTGTTGTAAATCAACTCTCCTACTCGTATCGAAAAAATATCGTCCTGGACTCGGTTTCGTTCGAAGTCAAGCGAGGGGAGATTGTCGGACTATTGGGAGTCAATGGTGCAGGGAAGAGCACCTTGTTTCGACTTTTGACCGGAATTTTAAGGCTTCAATCTGGGGAGATTTTGTTTGATGGTCAGCCACTGGATCGCTGGGTTCGAAGGAAGCTGGGCGCGGTTTTTCAGGAATGCAGTTTGGATCCTAAATTGACTGGCCGTGAAAATTTGATTTTGGCAGCTGCTTTGTATGGAAAGACCGAAGTTCCCAATTTTCTTCCCGGTGTCGATCTTCTGCGTCCGGTCAAAGAACTATCCGGTGGAATGAAGCGAAAACTTGAATTAGCTCGTGTTTTTTTGCACGAGCCCTCGATCGCACTCTTAGATGAGCCAACCAGTGGATTGGACTTGAAGGCTTTTGAAGATTTTTGGGAGAATCTGAGACAGAGCCAAGTCACTGCCTTGGTGAATACCCATAAGGTGGAAGAAGCAGAGCGCTGTGATCGTCTTCTTATTCTTCATCATGGAAAGATTATTGTTTCTGAAACGCCGGAAGAACTCAAAAGACGGGTTGAAAGTGAACCGGAGGTGATTCGTCGCTCTACACCCGGACTGCGAGAAGCCTTTTTAAAAGTGACAGGGGTGGAACTATCGTGA
- a CDS encoding deoxynucleoside kinase, producing the protein MADVTDFMLFLEGNIGAGKSSFLKLLGEDLDCRIVFEPHQRWQSLQGDQNLLELFYKSPERWAYTFETYTLLTRLIDQEPFRSLEDHRMVINERSPYSGWYCFAQNTHAQGCMNSLEWGLYQSLCKHLLHQYAIAPTGFIYLKTDPEICLQRLQKRDRHEESNMPLSYLEQIHDQHESWLSQESTIPVLTLDGNLPYLDDLAARDHLVQLVSRFFGVGKKS; encoded by the coding sequence ATGGCAGACGTGACGGACTTTATGCTCTTTCTAGAAGGCAACATCGGTGCCGGAAAATCAAGTTTTTTAAAGCTTCTTGGCGAAGATTTGGACTGCCGCATTGTTTTCGAGCCACATCAACGTTGGCAGTCCCTCCAAGGGGACCAAAATCTACTGGAACTCTTTTACAAAAGCCCAGAACGTTGGGCTTATACTTTTGAAACCTATACCTTGCTAACTCGCCTCATCGATCAGGAGCCGTTTCGGTCTCTAGAAGATCACCGAATGGTGATCAACGAACGTTCGCCTTATTCCGGATGGTATTGTTTTGCTCAAAATACGCACGCCCAAGGGTGCATGAATTCTTTAGAATGGGGCCTCTATCAGTCTCTTTGCAAGCACCTTCTTCACCAGTATGCCATCGCTCCAACTGGATTTATCTATCTCAAAACCGATCCAGAAATATGCCTCCAAAGACTCCAAAAACGGGACCGTCACGAAGAAAGCAACATGCCTCTTAGCTATCTCGAGCAAATCCACGATCAGCATGAATCCTGGCTTTCTCAAGAGTCTACGATCCCGGTTTTAACCTTGGATGGAAACCTGCCCTACCTAGACGATCTCGCAGCCCGCGATCACCTGGTGCAACTGGTGAGTCGTTTTTTTGGCGTTGGAAAAAAATCATGA
- a CDS encoding DEAD/DEAH box helicase, which produces MNSLFQGTYDSFYLSPELTLGLQELGYTAPTSVQNEVFKPIQEGQDLVVQSHTGSGKTTAFCLPLLTRIHPEKYPQVLVLSPTRELAKQVSVEATRLSHHTPIQVTAIYGGVSFEAQLAALKAGAQFIVGTPGRIKDLFEKKRLDLSRIHTVVLDEADEMLSMGFWDDVTYLLNQTPQARQTLLFSATLPWVIEQALSKITRNPNTIQLTSDQATAQSIRHVVHVEDDRQIKSRSLLYAIELHKPKRAIVFCNTKEETEILENYLKRFSIHAQALNGDMSQSARERVLDELKHTESSILIATDVAARGIDVPGLTHVFNYELPDNPESYVHRTGRTGRIGHIGTAISLIRDKDELMLSQLQKTYELSFERVPFPAESEILWMQSQRLAQLLIEQAEQVEISQYRPVAESLLGRPDLAEVLAFLLRSHFSKITQPSKPTQSAPRPKAPSVQKLPEHRDLYVTLGRQDGFTNLAGLANHVSDLSKVDLGHFTGQGNLRDTSSHLEVDYNVANQIKEALHGLARASGVTETITCDFGSGKPQKPRTFHKDRRFSSKSDKPNPV; this is translated from the coding sequence ATGAATTCTTTATTTCAGGGCACTTACGACTCCTTTTATCTTTCGCCCGAGTTAACACTTGGCCTTCAAGAGTTAGGGTACACAGCTCCTACTTCTGTTCAAAACGAAGTCTTTAAGCCCATTCAAGAAGGCCAGGATTTGGTGGTCCAGAGCCACACTGGTTCCGGTAAGACAACCGCCTTCTGCCTTCCTCTTCTAACGCGTATCCACCCTGAAAAATATCCACAGGTGCTCGTTTTAAGTCCTACTCGAGAACTTGCCAAGCAAGTTTCCGTTGAAGCCACTCGGCTGAGCCATCACACTCCGATCCAAGTAACCGCTATTTATGGCGGTGTTTCTTTCGAAGCCCAGTTGGCTGCACTGAAAGCAGGAGCCCAATTTATTGTTGGAACCCCGGGACGAATCAAAGATCTGTTTGAAAAAAAACGCTTAGATCTTTCTCGAATTCATACAGTCGTTCTGGATGAAGCAGATGAAATGCTTTCCATGGGTTTTTGGGACGATGTCACTTACTTGCTCAATCAAACCCCTCAAGCACGGCAAACGTTGCTTTTTTCAGCCACCCTGCCTTGGGTGATCGAACAAGCTCTCTCAAAAATCACACGCAACCCAAACACCATCCAATTGACTTCAGACCAAGCCACGGCTCAGTCGATTCGACACGTGGTTCATGTTGAAGATGATCGACAAATTAAATCGCGCAGCCTGCTCTATGCCATTGAGCTTCACAAACCCAAACGAGCCATCGTTTTTTGCAATACCAAAGAAGAAACCGAGATCTTAGAAAATTATCTGAAACGATTCTCAATTCATGCCCAGGCCCTTAACGGAGATATGAGTCAGTCTGCTCGAGAACGCGTACTGGATGAGTTAAAGCACACCGAATCGTCCATCTTAATTGCAACAGACGTGGCCGCACGAGGAATTGATGTGCCCGGTCTCACGCATGTCTTTAACTACGAACTACCCGATAATCCGGAGAGTTATGTTCACCGAACTGGGCGAACCGGCCGAATCGGGCACATCGGAACGGCGATTTCGCTTATACGAGACAAAGATGAGCTCATGCTAAGCCAGCTCCAGAAAACATATGAGCTAAGCTTCGAAAGAGTTCCATTTCCCGCTGAATCTGAAATTCTCTGGATGCAAAGTCAGCGATTGGCGCAGCTTTTAATTGAGCAAGCAGAACAAGTCGAAATTAGTCAATATCGACCCGTCGCAGAAAGCCTTCTCGGTCGACCCGACCTCGCGGAAGTGCTCGCTTTTCTCTTGCGTTCACATTTTTCAAAAATAACTCAACCAAGCAAACCAACTCAATCGGCCCCTAGGCCCAAAGCACCGTCTGTACAAAAGCTTCCGGAACATCGCGACCTTTACGTCACCCTGGGCCGACAAGACGGATTTACCAACCTCGCGGGCCTAGCCAATCATGTCAGCGATTTGTCTAAAGTTGATTTAGGACACTTTACAGGTCAAGGAAACCTTCGGGATACAAGCTCTCATCTCGAAGTCGACTACAATGTAGCCAACCAGATCAAAGAAGCGCTTCATGGACTCGCACGCGCATCGGGTGTCACAGAAACAATTACGTGTGATTTTGGTTCAGGAAAACCTCAAAAACCGAGAACATTTCACAAGGACAGAAGATTCTCAAGCAAATCGGACAAACCAAACCCGGTTTGA
- a CDS encoding AAA family ATPase: MRYAIGIDDFKQLRTSVDDTGTPLFYCDKSLFIRDVIRDGSSVLLLTRPRRFGKSLNLSMLKYFMGSDEPLFDGLAIEQYPQILAGWRGSSRS; encoded by the coding sequence ATGCGTTATGCGATTGGCATCGATGATTTTAAACAACTGAGAACTTCAGTAGACGATACTGGAACTCCGCTTTTTTATTGCGATAAAAGCCTCTTCATTCGCGATGTTATTCGGGATGGTTCCTCGGTTCTTTTACTAACCAGACCCCGACGTTTTGGCAAATCGCTGAATCTGTCGATGCTCAAATACTTTATGGGTAGTGATGAGCCTTTGTTTGATGGCTTAGCAATCGAGCAATACCCCCAGATTCTAGCGGGCTGGAGGGGAAGTTCCCGGTCATGA
- a CDS encoding Fe(2+)-trafficking protein, translating to MNTPMDVAPFAGPLGKEIVAKVSQEDWEAWRQMQTKIINEYRLDLSESVDRQKLLQQMRSFLKLDSEGEEMLQVGTPV from the coding sequence ATGAATACACCCATGGATGTAGCTCCTTTTGCAGGTCCGTTAGGAAAAGAAATTGTTGCGAAGGTTTCCCAGGAAGATTGGGAAGCTTGGCGGCAGATGCAGACAAAAATCATCAACGAATACCGGCTTGATTTGTCGGAATCCGTCGATCGTCAAAAGCTTTTGCAGCAAATGCGCAGTTTCCTCAAACTGGATAGCGAAGGTGAAGAAATGCTTCAGGTTGGGACGCCAGTCTGA
- a CDS encoding AAA family ATPase, whose protein sequence is MFSGLNNLADLTLSDRAATLLGLTFEELQHFFSDHIQQAIHQNTLSKADFMQSMQDWYNGYRFSPHLPTRVYNPCSVIRCLLSGRFENHWSQRGRLRHF, encoded by the coding sequence ATTTTTTCCGGACTCAATAATCTCGCAGATTTGACTCTCAGCGACCGAGCAGCCACTTTATTGGGCCTCACTTTCGAAGAGCTGCAGCACTTTTTCTCCGATCACATCCAGCAAGCTATCCATCAAAACACTCTTTCAAAAGCCGATTTTATGCAATCCATGCAAGATTGGTACAACGGATACCGTTTCTCGCCTCACCTTCCTACTCGGGTTTATAATCCTTGCTCCGTCATTCGATGTTTACTCTCTGGCCGTTTTGAAAATCATTGGTCACAAAGAGGAAGACTTCGGCACTTTTGA